The following are encoded together in the Vigna unguiculata cultivar IT97K-499-35 chromosome 2, ASM411807v1, whole genome shotgun sequence genome:
- the LOC114173873 gene encoding NASP-related protein sim3 — MRPILYSGLFFIFTIFAPERKTSNQNPNPCELRSLQFPFSVSFLSLKRNSSMAEEAPASETSVTMPQVVEAVVGDQTLNSSENDKSGISVDASTAHGVEESVSKTDASVSDPQKSLELANELMEKGNQAIKENDFGEAADSFSRALEIRVSHYGELAPECVHTYYKYGCALLYKAQEEADPLADVPKKEGGSQHGSTKEGPTVNAESSTASFSSNAVQDVTSTDQGEAVDDGSTKNDEEEGDEGSDAEDLAEADEDETDLDLAWKMLDIARAIVEKQSVNTIEQVDILSTLADVALEREDFETSLSDYQKALSILEQLVEPDDRKIADLNFRICLCLEVGSKAQEAIAYCQKATSVCKARLHRLTNEVKSCSDLTSGSDLTRDVPTGPNSDSNNSIMDKQSEIETLKGLSTELERKLEDLQQLVSNPKSILAEILGIAAAKAGNGKESSLGTVSSSQLATVKTNGFDSPSISTAHTNGSGGVTHLGVVGRGVKRASNASSAEGSTPKKPALESTEDKGDGNAC, encoded by the exons ATGAGGCCCATTTTGTACTCGGGTCTGTTTTTCATTTTCACCATTTTTGCGCCAGAAAGGAAAACCTCAAATCAAAACCCAAACCCTTGCGAATTGAGGTCACTTCAGTTTCCATTTTCTGTTTCTTTCCTGTCTCTGAAGCGAAATTCGAGCATGGCGGAAGAAGCTCCTGCATCTGAAACCTCGGTTACAATGCCCCAGGTGGTGGAAGCTGTCGTAGGGGACCAAACCCTAAACTCTTCTGAGAATGACAAGAGCGGAATCTCTGTGGATGCTTCTACGGCCCATGGTGTTGAAGAGTCTGTGTCTAAGACTGATGCTTCCGTTAGCGATCCTCAGAAATCTCTGGAGTTGGCGAATGAGCTGATGGAAAAAGGGAACCAGGCAATAAAAGAGAACGATTTTGGAGAAGCAGCTGATAGCTTTAGCCGTGCCCTCGAAATCAG AGTGTCTCATTATGGTGAACTTGCTCCTGAGTGTGTGCACACATACTACAAATATGGGTGTGCTCTTTTGTACAAGGCTCAGGAGGAAGCTGATCCTTTGGCTGATGTGCCCAAGAAGGAGGGTGGATCTCAACATGGCTCCACAAAAGAAGGACCTACGGTGAACGCCGAATCTTCCACTGCTTCTTTCTCGAGCAATGCTGTGCAGGATGTGACTTCAACTGACCAGGGTGAAGCAGTGGATGATG GGTCCACCAAGAATGACGAGGAAGAAGGTGACGAGGGTAGTGATGCAGAAGACTTGGCAGAAGCTGATGAAGATGAGACTGACCTGGATCTGGCATGGAAAATGCTTGATATTGCTAGAGCGATTGTTGAAAAGCAATCTGTCAATACAATAGAGCAGGTGGACATATTGTCAACATTGGCAGATGTTGCATTGGAAAGAG AGGATTTTGAAACTTCCCTGTCGGATTACCAGAAGGCACTATCCATCTTAGAGCAACTGGTTGAACCAGATGATAGAAAAATTGCTGACTT AAACTTTCGCATATGCTTGTGTTTGGAGGTTGGTTCTAAGGCTCAAGAAGCAATTGCCTACTGTCAGAAGGCTACATCTGTTTGTAAGGCACGATTGCATCGTCTTACAAATGAAGTAAAGAGTTGTTCAGATTTGACATCTGGTTCAGATTTAACCCGGGATGTACCGACAGGCCCTAATTCTGACTCTAATAACTCAATTATGGATAAGCAATCAGAGATTGAAACTCTGAAAGGTCTATCAACTGAGCTGGAAAGAAAG CTTGAAGATTTGCAACAGTTAGTCTCAAATCCAAAGTCAATTTTAGCTGAGATCCTAGGAATAGCCGCAGCCAAGGCAGGCAATGGGAAGGAATCATCTCTGGGAACGGTGAGTTCCTCACAGTTGGCTACTGTAAAAACCAATGGTTTTGACTCTCCATCCATTTCAACTGCCCACACCAATGGATCGGGTGGAGTCACACACCTTGGTGTGGTAGGAAGAGGTGTTAAGCGAGCATCAAATGCCAGCTCGGCAGAAGGAAGCACACCAAAGAAACCAGCGTTAGAATCAACTGAAGACAAGGGTGATGGGAACGCTTGCTGA
- the LOC114172818 gene encoding thioredoxin-like protein HCF164, chloroplastic, with protein sequence MARLISPNPIALHRFRPCFPITRFTANPQHRRINTRKFQTLACQTNPNLDQKDVPPTEQEKLVVEPTTVNTQTTTTTSSLPQLPNKDVNNKIALVSTLAALGLFLFARLDFGVSLKDLSAFAVPYEEALSNGKPTVVEFYADWCEVCRELAPDVYKVEQQYKDQVNFVMLNVDNTKWEQELDEFGVEGIPHFAFLDKQGNEEGNVVGRLPRQYLLENVDALARGQASVPHARVVGQYSSAETRKVHQVVDPRSHG encoded by the exons ATGGCGCGTCTCATATCCCCAAACCCCATCGCACTGCACAGATTCCGACCATGTTTTCCAATTACCCGCTTCACTGCAAATCCTCAACACCGTCGCATCAACACCCGCAAATTTCAGACTTTAGCTTGCCAAACAAATCCTAACCTCGATCAAAAGGATGTCCCTCCAACG GAACAAGAAAAACTGGTGGTTGAGCCTACTACGGTCAATACTCAGACGACAACGACAACAAGTTCACTTCCTCAATTGCCAAACAAAGATGTCAACAACAAAATCGCACTTGTTTCTACTTTAGCGGCTTTGGGACTTTTCCTGTTTGCCAGGTTGGATTTCGGTGTTTCTCTCAAGGATCTATCTGCCTTTGCAGTGCCTTACGAAGAG GCTCTCTCCAATGGGAAACCCACTGTGGTCGAGTTTTATGCAGATTGGTGTGAGGTATGTCGGGAATTAGCTCCTGACGTATACAAAGTTGAGCAGCAATACAA GGATCAAGTTAATTTTGTAATGTTGAATGTTGATAACACAAAGTGGGAGCAAGAGCTTGATGAGTTTGGCGTGGAGGGTATTCCACATTTTGCATTCCTTGATAAGCAAGGGAATGAGGAGGGTAATGTTGTGGGTAGGCTTCCAAGACAGTACCTGCTTGAAAATGTGGATGCCCTTGCTCGTGGACAAGCTTCCGTTCCTCACGCTCGTGTTGTTGGTCAATATTCAAGTGCTGAAACAAGGAAGGTGCATCAAGTTGTTGATCCAAGAAGTCATGGTTAG